Genomic segment of Aliarcobacter trophiarum LMG 25534:
ATTATCATTTATCTTTTTAAAGTGGTCAATATCAAAAAATACAATAGCAAAATTTGTTTCAAATATAAAAAACTGTTTTTCAGTCTTTTTTGCTTCAACTTCATATGCTCTTCTATTTAAAACAGAAGTTAAAAAGTCATATAAATACTCCTCTTTTGTAACTTGTAACTCTCTTTCAAGCTCTTCTATTTGTCTATTTAGTTGTTTAAACCTATCAATATTTGAAGCTAAAATTCTATTATTCTCAAGTAAAGAGTCCTCAAGTTTATAAATAGTATCTATTAATTTTTTTTGAACAGCAGTTAGCTCTCTTTTAGAAAAATCAGAGATTTCTAAAGACTCTAAATCCTTTTTGATTTTTTTAATATCTTCATTTGAGTTATTACTATCATTTAGTGTTTTATCATAGTATCTACTCATCAAAGAGGTAAGTTTTATAATATCATTTGTTTTCTCTTTTAAAACTCTTCTATCTGCTTCTATTCTATTTTTTGCAAAGTTTTTTATTTTTGAGATAGATTCTTTAGAAGTTATTTTTATTGGATTTTGAAGGCATCCAATAATAAAATCTTCAATTTCTTCTTTCAACTCAAAGTTTACTGAAGGAGTTAAAAGTTCACTAAATGTACCAATTAAACTTCTTAGTTGGTCATTATTTGCTCTTTTTGTTAAGATAGATATTATCCTAAAAATTGATTCATTACTTAGAACTTTTTTTTCATCATTTGTAAGGTTTATTAAAGCATCATTTAATATTTTTATATCACTATACTCTTTATTATAAATCTTTGCTTGCTCTTTAAATTCTAAAAAGTAGTTCTCAGGAGTTGTTGGAAGTTTCTTTTCTCTTAATTTTTCTAAAGTATTTTTGGTGATCTCTTTTAGATTTTCATTCATAAAAGTGCCTTAAATTTTTTAAAGTATTATATCACTTATGGTATAATAAGAACTTAATATATAAAGGATTAATTTATGCCAAATAGAAACAATCAGATTTTAAAAAATACAAATGCAAAGTTATTAGATGAGTTTAATGCCTCAATTATGTTTGATAAAGAGCTATATTCTCAAGATATAAAAGGTTCAATAGCACACTCTAAAATGTTGGCATTACAAAATATTATTTCAAATGATGAACAAAAAAGTATAGAAAATGGACTTCTACAAGTTTTAAAAGAGATTGAAAGTGGAGAGTTTAAATTCTCTTTAGAGTATGAAGATATTCATATGGCAGTTGAAAATAGACTCACTCAAATTATTGGAGAAGCTGGTAAAAGAGTTCACACTGCAAGAAGTAGAAATGATCAAGTTTGTACAGATTTTACACTTTATGTACAAGAAAAAACAAAATCTATTCAAGAGCAAATTAAAGAGCTAATCTCTACATTTGTAGAACTTGCTTCAAAACATACAACAACTATAATGCCAGGAATGACACATCTTCAACATGCACAACCAATTAACTTTGGGTTTCATATGATGGCATATGCAAATATGTTTAAAAGAGATTTTGAAAGATTTTGCTCTTCTTTTGAAAGAAATAACTACTCTCCTTTAGGAAGTGCTGCAATGGCAGGAACTCCACACAATATTGATAGATTTAAAACAGCAGAACTTTTAGGATTTTATGCCCCAACACAAAATGCTATGGATAGTGTTTCAAATAGAGATTTTGCTTTAGAGTTACTTTTTAATATCTCTACAACAATGATGCATATTAGTCGTATTTCAGAGGAGCTTATTTTATGGTGCTCTTATGAATTTAGATTTATACAAATGAGTGATGAATATGCGACAACAAGCTCTATTATGCCACAAAAGAAAAATCCAGATGTTCCTGAATTATTACGTGGGAAAACAGGTCGTGTCTATGGAAATTTAATCTCACTTTTAACTATTATGAAATCACTTCCTCTAGCTTATAATAAAGATACTCAAGAAGATAAAGATGGAGTTTTTGATTCAGTTTCTACTATTGAGATTTCATTAAATATTTTAAATGAAGTTATAAAAACTATGGTTGTAAATAAGGATAATATGGCAAATGCTTGTAAAATAGGGCATTTAACTGCAACAGATTTAGCTGATTATTTAGTTGCAAAACAAAATATGCCTTTTCGTACTGCTTACTATATTACAAAAGAGCTTGTACAAAAAGCAAATAGTCTAAACAAAGATATTAGTGAATTAAATATTGCTGAGATTAGAAGTGGTGCAAAAGAGCTTGAAAATATAGATGAAGAGATAGTTTCTTATTTAAATCTTGAAAACTCTATGAATAGTAGAGACTCATTTGGTGGAACATCTACAAAACAGACTTTAGCTCAAATAGAGTATTTTAAAGAGTGGTTAAAAGCTTAAGTGAAATCTTTAAAGAGTGTAGTTATATCTACACTTTTTGTATATTTATATCTCTTTAATCTTTGCTATCTCATCTCTTAGTCTTATAGCTTCTTCAAAGTTCAAATCACTTGCAGCTTTTTTCATCTGTTTATTTAGTTCAATTAAGATTTTTTTTCGCTCAGATGCTGGCATTTTTTCAAGTCGCTGTTTTTTTAGAGCAACTGTGTCATACTCTTCAAGTTTTAGGCTATCTTCTAGTTTTCTTGTTGTTGATTTTGGAGTTATATTAAACTCTTTATTATGTGCTTCTTGAAGCTCTCTTCTTCTATTTGTCTCATCTATTGCAAATTGCATAGAGGCTGTTATCTTTTTTGCAAATAAGATAACTCTTCCTTCTTCATTTCTAGCAGCTCTTCCAATAGTTTGAATAAGTGAAGTACGACTTCTTAAAAATCCCTCTTTATCTGCATCTAAAATTGCAACAAGTGAAGTTTCTGGAATATCTAAACCTTCTCTTAGTAAATTTATTCCAATTAAGACATCAAAAGTTCCTAGTCTTAGCTCTCTTATTATTTGATTTCTCTCTATAGCATCTATTTCGCTATGCATATATTTTACTTTTATTCCTAAATCAGCATAATAACTAGCTAACTCTTCTGCCATTTTTTTTGTTAAAACAGTAACTAGTACCCTTTGGTTTTTTGTAACTACTTTTTTTATCTCATCATGTAGTTTTTCTACTTGAAATTCACTATCCATTATTTCAATAATTGGGTCTAAAAGACCAGTTGGTCGTATTATTTGCTCTGCTACAACTGGACTCAATTCTAATTCTAGCTCATTTGGAGTTGCACTTACAAATATATAGTTTGGGGCTTTTTTTATAAACTCATCAAATTTTAAAGGTCTATTATCTAATGCACTTGGAAGTCTAAACCCATACTCAACTAAAACCTCTTTTCTACTTCTATCAGCTACATGCATTCCTCTAAATTGGCTTAGAGATACATGTGATTCATCAACAACTAGTAAAAAATCTTTGTCCATTTGAGCAAAATAATCCAAAAGAGAATAAGGTGTTTCCCCAGGTTTTAAACCTGTTAAATGTCTTGCATAATTCTCAATTCCTTTGCACATTCCAGTTGCTTCAATCATCTCTAAATCAAACTCTACTCTTTGTTTAAGTCTTTGATACTCTACTAGCTTTTGCTCTTTTTGATAGTAATTTAATCTATTTTCGAGCTCTTCTTCTATCTCTTTAACT
This window contains:
- the argH gene encoding argininosuccinate lyase; amino-acid sequence: MPNRNNQILKNTNAKLLDEFNASIMFDKELYSQDIKGSIAHSKMLALQNIISNDEQKSIENGLLQVLKEIESGEFKFSLEYEDIHMAVENRLTQIIGEAGKRVHTARSRNDQVCTDFTLYVQEKTKSIQEQIKELISTFVELASKHTTTIMPGMTHLQHAQPINFGFHMMAYANMFKRDFERFCSSFERNNYSPLGSAAMAGTPHNIDRFKTAELLGFYAPTQNAMDSVSNRDFALELLFNISTTMMHISRISEELILWCSYEFRFIQMSDEYATTSSIMPQKKNPDVPELLRGKTGRVYGNLISLLTIMKSLPLAYNKDTQEDKDGVFDSVSTIEISLNILNEVIKTMVVNKDNMANACKIGHLTATDLADYLVAKQNMPFRTAYYITKELVQKANSLNKDISELNIAEIRSGAKELENIDEEIVSYLNLENSMNSRDSFGGTSTKQTLAQIEYFKEWLKA
- the uvrB gene encoding excinuclease ABC subunit UvrB — its product is MAKFEVVSDYSPSGDQPKAIKALVESIEAKNQYSTLLGVTGSGKTYTIAKVIEKVQKPTLIMTHNKTLAAQLYSEFKQFFPNNHVEYFISYYDYYQPEAYIPRSDLFIEKDSSINEELERLRLSTTASLLSFDDVIVIASVSANYGLGNPSEYKAMVQRVEVGFSYSQREFLLKLIEMGYKRNDKFFDRADFRVNGDVIDIFPAYYEDEFIRVEFFGDEVETISKHEYLTNERVKDLKEIIIYSVNPFVVTQDNLARAVKEIEEELENRLNYYQKEQKLVEYQRLKQRVEFDLEMIEATGMCKGIENYARHLTGLKPGETPYSLLDYFAQMDKDFLLVVDESHVSLSQFRGMHVADRSRKEVLVEYGFRLPSALDNRPLKFDEFIKKAPNYIFVSATPNELELELSPVVAEQIIRPTGLLDPIIEIMDSEFQVEKLHDEIKKVVTKNQRVLVTVLTKKMAEELASYYADLGIKVKYMHSEIDAIERNQIIRELRLGTFDVLIGINLLREGLDIPETSLVAILDADKEGFLRSRTSLIQTIGRAARNEEGRVILFAKKITASMQFAIDETNRRRELQEAHNKEFNITPKSTTRKLEDSLKLEEYDTVALKKQRLEKMPASERKKILIELNKQMKKAASDLNFEEAIRLRDEIAKIKEI
- a CDS encoding GGDEF domain-containing protein, whose amino-acid sequence is MNENLKEITKNTLEKLREKKLPTTPENYFLEFKEQAKIYNKEYSDIKILNDALINLTNDEKKVLSNESIFRIISILTKRANNDQLRSLIGTFSELLTPSVNFELKEEIEDFIIGCLQNPIKITSKESISKIKNFAKNRIEADRRVLKEKTNDIIKLTSLMSRYYDKTLNDSNNSNEDIKKIKKDLESLEISDFSKRELTAVQKKLIDTIYKLEDSLLENNRILASNIDRFKQLNRQIEELERELQVTKEEYLYDFLTSVLNRRAYEVEAKKTEKQFFIFETNFAIVFFDIDHFKKINDNYGHACGDEILKSFAKILKDLTRKEDVVARYGGEEFVALINFRDKIEVNRYIKRVKNAFLNSTFIYKEHKINITFSAGVTFRNNYNSIIDAQAKADELLYEAKAKGRDKVIFDDGTVL